From Polaribacter haliotis:
AAGACGGTAAAGTTCAATATTTGGCAGATGTTTCTAAAAATGAGTTAATAGTTGATAAAGATATAATGGTTTTGGCTAACCCAGAAATTGCAGGTTTACCGAATTGGGTAATTGCTTTAGTAGCTGCAGGAGCTTTAGCAGCAGCTTTATCTACAGCAGCAGGTTTGTTATTAGTAATATCTGCATCAGTTTCTCATGATTTAATAAAGAAAATGATTAACCCTAATATTACAGAAAAAGGAGAGTTAATCGCAGCAAGATTAGCGGCAGTAGTTGCAGTTTGTGTTGCAGGTTATTTCGGGATTAATCCACCAGATTTTGTGGCAGCCACAGTAGCTTTAGCTTTTGGTTTAGCAGCAGCTTCTTTTTTTCCAGCAATTATTTTAGGAATTTTTAGTAAAAGAATAAATAAAGAAGGTGCCATAACAGGTATGGTTGTAGGTATCTTATTAATGCTTTTTTATATGATGAAATTCAAATTCGATTGGTTTGGAGGAGGAACAAAAGAAAACTGGTGGTTTGGTGTTTCACCAGAAGGTTTTGGTACAATTGCTATGTTTGCAAACTTTATAATTGCCATCTTAATTTCTAGAATAACACCAGCACCTCCACAAAATGTTCAAGAAATAGTCGAAAATATAAGAATTCCAAGTGGAGCAGGAGAGGCAACACATTAATTAAATCAAAGTATTTTGTTTTTTTGTCGTAGAATTAATGTTGTAGGTAGAAAAAATGATATAGTAATTTTTATTTTTTATAATTTTCAACAACTTAAAAAAGCACTTAAAATTGACCATTTTACCCCCTAAAAAAGAAAAATAAATATATATTTTTAAAGTCTCTTAAAAAATAAACCGAATTATGAGTAATTACCATATTAAACATTTAGAAGAATATTATCAAGTTTATAGAAAATCGATTCGTGAACCCGAAAACTTTTGGGAAGAAGTTGCAGAGGAGCATTTTTTATGGCGTAAAAAATGGGATAAAGTTTTAGAATGGGATTTCTCGAAACCAGAAATTAAATGGTTCGAAGGTGCAAAACTAAATATTACAGAAAATTGTATAGATAGGCATTTGGCAACTCGTGGAGATAAAACAGCCATTTTATTTGAGCCAAATGATCCAAAAGAACCAGCAGAGCATATCACATATAAACAATTGCATAAAAGAGTAAATCAGTTTGCAAATGTTTTAAAAGAAAATGGAGTTAAAAAAGGAGACAGAGTATGTATTTACGTTCCTATGATTCCAGAACTGGCAATTTCACTTTTGGCTTGTGCTAGAATTGGAGCGATTCATTCTGTAGTTTTTGCAGGATTTTCTTCCACAGCATTATCCACGAGAATAAATGATTCCGATTGCAAAATAGTAATAACTGCAGATGGTTCTTACAGAGGAAAAAAAACAATCGACTTAAAAGGAATTGTAGATGAAGCTTTAGAAAGTTGTGCAGGTGTTAAAACCGTTTTAGTTGCAAAAAGAATAAATTCGGATATTCATATGGAAGAAGGTCGTGACAAATGGTTGCAACCACTTTTAGACGAAGCTTCCACAGAATGTACAGCAGAAGTAATGGATGCAGAAGATCCGTTATTTATTTTATACACTTCTGGTTCTACAGGAAAGCCAAAAGGAATGGTTCATACAACAGGTGGTTATATGGTTTACACAGCTTATACCTTTAAAAATGCTTTTCAATATACAGAAAACGATGTGTATTGGTGTACTGCAGATATTGGATGGATTACAGGACATTCCTATATTGTTTACGGCCCATTAGCAAATGGAGCAACCACTGTTTTATTTGAAGGTGTTCCAAGTTATCCTGATTTTGGAAGATTTTGGGATATTGTAGAAAAGCACAAAATCAATCAATTTTATACAGCACCAACAGCAATTAGAGCTTTGGCAAAACAAGGAACAGAATTGGTAGATAAATACGATTTATCTTCTTTAAAAGTTTTAGGTTCTGTTGGAGAACCCATAAACGAAGAGGCTTGGCATTGGTATAATGATAATGTAGGGAAAAAGAAAAGTCCGATTATAGATTCTTGGTGGCAAACTGAAACTGGTGGAATTATGATTACTCCAATTCCTTATGTTACCCCAACAAAACCTACCTACGCAACTTTACCTTTTATAGGAATTCAACCTGCTTTAATGGACGAAAATGGAGACGAATTAAAAGGAAACCAAGTAGAAGGAAGATTGTGTATTAAATTTCCTTGGCCAAGTATTGCTAGAACTATTTGGGGAAATCACCAACGTTATAAAGAAACCTATTTTTCTGCATTCGATAATATGTATTTTACTGGTGATGGAGCATTAAGAGATGAAGTTGGGTATTACAGAATTACAGGTAGAGTAGATGATGTAATTATTGTTTCTGGCCATAATTTAGGAACAGCACCAATTGAAGATGCAATAAATGAGCATCCTGCAGTTGCAGAAAGTGCCATTGTTGGTTTTCCACACGATGTTAAAGGAAGTGCTTTGTATGGTTATGTAATTTTGAAAGATGCTGGGGAAAGCAGAAACCACGATAATTTAAGAAAAGAAATCAATCAAATTATTACAGAACATATTGGGCCGATTGCAAAGTTAGATAAAATTCAATTTTCGGAAGGATTACCAAAAACACGTTCTGGGAAAATTATGAGACGTATTTTACGTAAAATAGCTTCCAATGAAATGGATAATTTAGGAGATACAAGTACATTGTTAAACCCAGAAGTGGTTCAAAATATTATAGATAATCGAATGTAAATACAATTAATATAATAATTAGACCTGTTAAGTTTTAAAAACCTGACAGGTCTT
This genomic window contains:
- the acs gene encoding acetate--CoA ligase, with amino-acid sequence MSNYHIKHLEEYYQVYRKSIREPENFWEEVAEEHFLWRKKWDKVLEWDFSKPEIKWFEGAKLNITENCIDRHLATRGDKTAILFEPNDPKEPAEHITYKQLHKRVNQFANVLKENGVKKGDRVCIYVPMIPELAISLLACARIGAIHSVVFAGFSSTALSTRINDSDCKIVITADGSYRGKKTIDLKGIVDEALESCAGVKTVLVAKRINSDIHMEEGRDKWLQPLLDEASTECTAEVMDAEDPLFILYTSGSTGKPKGMVHTTGGYMVYTAYTFKNAFQYTENDVYWCTADIGWITGHSYIVYGPLANGATTVLFEGVPSYPDFGRFWDIVEKHKINQFYTAPTAIRALAKQGTELVDKYDLSSLKVLGSVGEPINEEAWHWYNDNVGKKKSPIIDSWWQTETGGIMITPIPYVTPTKPTYATLPFIGIQPALMDENGDELKGNQVEGRLCIKFPWPSIARTIWGNHQRYKETYFSAFDNMYFTGDGALRDEVGYYRITGRVDDVIIVSGHNLGTAPIEDAINEHPAVAESAIVGFPHDVKGSALYGYVILKDAGESRNHDNLRKEINQIITEHIGPIAKLDKIQFSEGLPKTRSGKIMRRILRKIASNEMDNLGDTSTLLNPEVVQNIIDNRM